The Paenibacillus uliginis N3/975 genome has a window encoding:
- a CDS encoding PepSY domain-containing protein, with product MKSRRRWAWITGIIVVTAAALLMVWLPFRSEDPMLTAQAAEQAVLEQYPGKIEETKLENGYYELQLRSETGLYHVVLDARSGTVDSIRQAEVKEEKKPKTLLSREQVKAELQKSTDGKIDKLELVQQKGKQVYEAVIKQKDGRRQEVIVDPYTGETLSFRNIQPQPQSKPPGKEDKDDKTAQLLTEAEASKLALAKIPGVVDDVELRRRDSEIPYYLIEINLKDGREATVEINAISGAVRSVTWDDDEPDDDDE from the coding sequence ATGAAGTCACGACGACGCTGGGCATGGATTACCGGGATTATCGTAGTTACAGCAGCTGCGCTGCTGATGGTATGGTTGCCCTTCAGGTCCGAAGATCCGATGCTGACAGCACAAGCGGCAGAGCAGGCTGTACTTGAGCAATACCCGGGAAAAATTGAAGAAACCAAGCTTGAAAACGGATATTACGAGCTGCAGCTTCGCTCCGAGACGGGTCTTTACCATGTTGTCCTTGACGCCCGATCGGGTACGGTGGATTCTATTCGGCAGGCTGAAGTGAAGGAGGAGAAGAAGCCGAAAACGCTTCTGAGCCGGGAGCAGGTGAAGGCAGAACTACAGAAAAGTACAGATGGAAAAATTGATAAATTGGAACTCGTCCAGCAAAAAGGTAAGCAGGTATATGAGGCAGTCATTAAGCAGAAGGACGGGCGCCGTCAGGAGGTTATTGTTGACCCCTATACAGGTGAGACGCTCTCATTCCGCAACATTCAACCTCAACCTCAATCTAAACCTCCTGGTAAGGAAGACAAAGACGACAAAACTGCTCAATTGCTGACAGAAGCAGAAGCATCCAAGCTTGCCCTTGCCAAAATTCCCGGTGTGGTGGATGATGTGGAGCTTCGCCGTAGAGATAGTGAAATACCTTATTATCTGATCGAAATCAATCTGAAAGATGGCCGGGAAGCGACAGTAGAGATCAATGCCATTTCAGGTGCAGTTCGTTCGGTAACTTGGGATG
- a CDS encoding sensor histidine kinase, translating to MRLRSKIYLYSSVLFSVLLIAVNLSVYILFDHMSVSNEMERVEAETESIVKGVQRSAGSIPPDDLLRVYAPLDGMLRIVKPDGTSSPPVTTSSEQKLSELKYVYEVDRKTERIRVSQTGYVWVSVPVIWPDGEVVNVQVVESMAETESRLKILRSVLIGVTLIALIPAILSSRILADRMMKPITSMIRTMKDILRSGRFKRLSLGGPSKDELTEMGETFNRMIDMLESSFERQERFVSDASHELKTPLTIIESYASLLKRRGRERPELFDEAVEAILSESVRMREMTEQLLMLARKPEQWNVALEAVDLTKLAEDSVRAFRSAYHREISLVAEKPTWQNTDQSKLKQLLFILLDNARKYSEAAITVSVGGNYREQWITVTDQGIGIPKEEMNKVFDRFYRIDPARTRMSSAGGSGLGLSLAKDIAGVIGARIELESEENKGTTASVIFPIDGEPGLVNRLPAKARS from the coding sequence ATGAGGCTGAGAAGCAAAATTTATTTATATTCCTCAGTCTTGTTTTCGGTACTGCTCATTGCTGTGAACTTGTCGGTCTATATTCTGTTTGATCATATGTCTGTTAGTAACGAGATGGAACGGGTTGAAGCGGAAACGGAGTCGATTGTAAAGGGTGTACAGCGGTCCGCAGGATCGATTCCGCCTGATGATTTGCTTCGGGTGTATGCTCCACTGGATGGAATGCTGCGCATTGTAAAACCGGACGGAACAAGCTCGCCTCCTGTAACAACATCTTCAGAACAGAAGTTAAGCGAACTGAAATACGTTTATGAAGTGGATCGAAAAACAGAACGCATTCGGGTAAGTCAGACCGGATATGTATGGGTCTCGGTCCCGGTGATCTGGCCCGATGGTGAAGTCGTTAACGTGCAGGTCGTGGAAAGTATGGCCGAAACGGAGAGTCGTCTCAAAATACTGCGCTCGGTCCTCATTGGGGTGACCCTGATTGCACTGATTCCCGCCATCTTGTCGAGCCGCATTCTGGCCGACCGGATGATGAAGCCGATTACCTCGATGATCCGAACGATGAAGGACATCCTACGGAGCGGGCGCTTTAAACGGTTGAGTCTAGGAGGGCCGTCTAAAGACGAACTAACAGAGATGGGGGAAACGTTCAACCGGATGATCGATATGCTGGAGTCCAGTTTTGAACGCCAAGAACGTTTTGTATCAGATGCCTCACATGAACTCAAGACACCGCTGACGATTATCGAAAGTTATGCCAGCCTGCTGAAGCGCCGGGGCCGGGAACGGCCGGAGCTTTTTGATGAGGCGGTTGAAGCTATTTTGTCTGAATCTGTCCGTATGCGTGAAATGACAGAACAACTGCTGATGTTGGCGAGAAAGCCTGAGCAATGGAATGTTGCACTGGAAGCGGTCGATTTGACCAAACTTGCGGAGGATTCGGTTCGTGCGTTTCGAAGTGCATATCATCGGGAAATATCATTGGTTGCAGAGAAGCCTACTTGGCAGAATACAGATCAGAGTAAGCTCAAGCAGCTCTTATTTATTTTGCTGGACAATGCACGTAAATACAGCGAAGCGGCCATCACGGTTAGTGTCGGCGGCAATTATCGCGAACAATGGATTACGGTAACGGATCAGGGAATCGGGATTCCTAAAGAAGAGATGAACAAAGTGTTTGACCGATTTTATCGGATAGATCCAGCTCGGACGCGAATGTCAAGTGCAGGAGGTTCCGGATTGGGACTTTCTCTGGCAAAAGATATTGCGGGAGTTATTGGAGCGAGAATTGAACTGGAAAGTGAGGAGAATAAGGGGACAACTGCATCTGTTATTTTTCCGATAGACGGTGAACCTGGTCTCGTGAATAGACTTCCAGCTAAAGCCCGGAGCTAG
- a CDS encoding response regulator transcription factor, with amino-acid sequence MNEAVLVIEDEDKIARLLEIELEYEGYRVGKASSGTEGLEAYRSGSWDLILLDIMLPNMSGIEVLRRIRQQNVVIPVILLTAKDSVEDKVSGLDLGANDYVTKPFQIEELLARVRAALRLSRTAEVTAQSGSMPDVEWLSAAGLRLNEQTREVIRDGDMVELTPREYDLLTFLLKHQRQVLTREQILQAVWGYDYYGDTNVVDVYIRYVRKKIDHGRSPELIHTVRGVGYVLKEQI; translated from the coding sequence GTGAACGAAGCGGTACTAGTAATAGAAGATGAAGATAAAATTGCGCGTTTGCTCGAAATTGAGCTCGAATATGAGGGTTACCGTGTAGGAAAGGCCAGTAGCGGTACAGAAGGGCTTGAAGCTTATCGTTCCGGTAGCTGGGACTTGATCCTGCTCGATATTATGCTTCCGAATATGAGCGGAATCGAAGTGCTGCGCCGTATACGTCAGCAAAATGTAGTAATTCCCGTCATTTTACTTACGGCCAAGGACTCGGTAGAAGATAAAGTCTCTGGCCTTGATCTGGGGGCGAATGATTATGTGACCAAGCCGTTTCAGATCGAAGAGCTGCTGGCCCGTGTCCGGGCTGCCTTGCGACTTAGCCGCACCGCTGAAGTAACCGCACAATCCGGTTCTATGCCGGATGTGGAGTGGCTAAGTGCTGCCGGACTGCGGCTTAACGAGCAAACCAGGGAGGTCATTCGCGACGGTGATATGGTTGAACTGACACCTCGTGAATACGATCTGCTTACGTTTCTACTCAAGCATCAACGTCAGGTATTGACACGCGAACAGATTCTACAGGCGGTGTGGGGATATGATTATTACGGGGATACTAACGTTGTGGATGTGTATATCCGATATGTCCGAAAGAAGATTGACCATGGCCGGTCACCGGAGCTGATCCATACGGTGCGTGGTGTCGGATATGTCTTGAAGGAGCAGATATGA
- a CDS encoding GNAT family N-acetyltransferase — MIELRKITGDNIDEVIALEVGENQKDFIETTNLRSFADAHMLNADGIPATPIAIYADGVAVGFLMYIYDTLDHESFENEVFYGKKSYFIWHIMIEKSYQGKGYGKLAFEKMLMDIENMPYGEAEYVALFYRTSNVKAKTLYASFGFVDTGIIQDNSMLAIKNLDEKITESIVE, encoded by the coding sequence ATGATTGAATTACGAAAAATAACCGGGGATAACATAGATGAAGTAATAGCACTTGAAGTTGGAGAAAACCAGAAAGACTTTATAGAAACTACTAACCTCAGAAGCTTTGCAGACGCTCATATGTTGAACGCAGACGGGATACCAGCGACTCCCATTGCCATTTATGCCGATGGAGTTGCGGTCGGATTTTTGATGTATATTTATGATACGTTGGATCATGAATCATTTGAAAATGAAGTTTTTTACGGGAAGAAGAGCTATTTTATATGGCATATTATGATTGAAAAGAGTTATCAGGGGAAAGGATATGGCAAACTTGCCTTTGAAAAAATGTTGATGGATATTGAAAATATGCCATATGGGGAAGCAGAATATGTAGCCCTCTTTTATCGAACAAGTAATGTCAAAGCTAAAACATTATACGCTTCATTTGGTTTTGTAGATACAGGCATCATTCAGGATAATTCGATGTTGGCGATTAAAAATCTAGATGAGAAAATAACAGAATCCATAGTAGAATAG
- a CDS encoding IS3 family transposase: MSRSVKKYDTYEDTLKDVNEYIRYYNYRYTECLCGLPPNEYRRAS; this comes from the coding sequence ATGAGTAGGAGTGTCAAAAAGTATGATACCTATGAAGACACCCTCAAAGACGTTAACGAATACATTCGCTATTACAACTACCGCTATACAGAGTGTTTGTGTGGCTTGCCACCTAACGAATACCGACGAGCTTCATAA
- a CDS encoding serine hydrolase domain-containing protein, translating into MKKTIVFVLTILILFSGFATQSYASLSDTQSAAIQALLDDACRISGVPGMSISILADDEVFYFSSGYADRESGLSASENTLYELASVSKAFTGMGILLLEEQGLLSMTDTVQKYLPWFTLKYQGKPVDMQSLTLNNFLHHTSGLTNARHTQNIPQGNTPDLLQKTVEMLVDAELAFPPGEQYNYGTVNYDVLGLVIEIVSGQSYEDFMREQVFQPLGLHQTYVYKEDAQATGQLAQGYRSSFFMTTPYNAPDYSGNKPAGYIISCTKDMARWMGIQMGIVQDIPEIFHTVIEKSHQGDMSVPAVNEMYYAAGWSVNANQTIIEHPGGNPNFGTEVAILPNERTAVCLLTNGANINRSMVLKVKDILDGNLTQSYEISGTQLLDIILSSTTIILCLLAVLFFLLGLRRRKTNERQPMTKKRIIVTAILLIATIALCIMCCALDWSTILIWQTYSVLTALISSALLTASITWFVYTHRYNASLRK; encoded by the coding sequence ATGAAAAAGACTATTGTTTTTGTATTAACGATACTTATATTATTCTCAGGATTCGCAACACAAAGTTATGCGTCGTTGTCAGATACGCAATCTGCGGCAATACAAGCGTTGCTGGATGATGCCTGTCGTATATCAGGTGTGCCGGGAATGTCAATCTCAATACTTGCTGATGATGAAGTGTTCTACTTTTCTTCCGGGTATGCAGACCGTGAAAGTGGGTTGTCTGCAAGTGAAAATACACTATATGAGTTGGCCTCGGTCAGTAAAGCTTTTACCGGCATGGGTATTCTGCTGTTGGAAGAGCAAGGGCTGCTGTCAATGACTGACACTGTCCAAAAATATTTACCTTGGTTTACGTTAAAGTATCAAGGGAAACCTGTTGATATGCAAAGCCTTACACTCAATAACTTTCTTCACCATACTAGCGGCCTAACAAATGCTAGGCATACTCAAAATATTCCACAAGGCAATACGCCAGATTTGCTGCAAAAGACTGTGGAAATGCTGGTAGATGCTGAGTTGGCGTTCCCTCCCGGTGAACAGTATAACTATGGAACCGTTAATTATGACGTATTGGGTTTGGTTATTGAGATTGTGTCGGGACAAAGCTATGAAGACTTTATGAGGGAACAGGTATTTCAGCCGTTAGGTCTTCACCAGACGTATGTTTATAAAGAAGATGCTCAAGCCACCGGACAGTTGGCACAGGGCTACCGTTCTTCCTTTTTTATGACAACTCCATATAACGCGCCGGATTATTCCGGGAATAAACCCGCAGGCTACATCATTTCTTGTACAAAAGATATGGCGCGTTGGATGGGCATACAGATGGGTATTGTGCAGGACATACCCGAAATATTCCATACGGTTATCGAAAAATCACATCAGGGTGATATGTCTGTTCCGGCTGTCAACGAAATGTATTATGCGGCGGGCTGGTCGGTAAACGCCAACCAAACGATTATAGAGCACCCAGGGGGCAATCCCAATTTCGGAACCGAAGTGGCCATACTGCCAAATGAACGAACAGCCGTCTGCTTGCTGACCAACGGCGCAAATATCAATAGAAGCATGGTACTAAAAGTTAAAGATATATTAGACGGCAATCTAACGCAGTCATATGAAATAAGCGGCACACAGCTTTTGGACATCATTTTATCGTCTACCACAATTATTCTTTGCCTATTGGCCGTTCTGTTCTTTCTCTTAGGATTACGCAGAAGGAAAACGAATGAGCGGCAGCCAATGACAAAAAAGCGAATAATCGTAACAGCTATTTTGCTGATTGCTACGATTGCCCTGTGTATAATGTGCTGTGCATTAGATTGGTCAACGATACTTATTTGGCAAACATATAGTGTTCTTACAGCTTTGATTTCGTCGGCATTATTAACAGCAAGCATTACATGGTTTGTATACACTCACCGATATAATGCCTCGCTCCGAAAATAA
- a CDS encoding DUF6262 family protein codes for MANYDRTAHLKRIHAQRKASTLKKVDQAIKRLLRANKSINFNSVSEESGVSKASLYNHSDIRERIESLRRQQSQAPTPKQIKREMNDANKDILIETLKRKIKALENENKEIREEMKKAYAQIYEKF; via the coding sequence ATGGCTAATTACGACCGTACAGCTCATCTGAAGAGAATCCATGCCCAACGGAAGGCGAGTACCCTAAAGAAGGTAGATCAGGCGATTAAACGCCTCTTACGAGCCAACAAGAGCATCAATTTCAATAGCGTATCAGAAGAATCGGGTGTATCGAAAGCGAGTTTATATAACCATTCAGATATCCGCGAGAGGATCGAATCCTTACGCCGTCAACAATCACAAGCACCTACTCCAAAGCAAATAAAGCGTGAGATGAATGATGCGAATAAGGATATACTCATCGAAACGTTAAAACGCAAAATCAAAGCACTGGAGAACGAGAACAAAGAAATACGAGAAGAAATGAAAAAGGCTTATGCTCAGATTTACGAAAAATTTTAG
- a CDS encoding DnaD domain-containing protein: MNQANGTGDFVSWAAGASAGMNQGMTVIPYALLRYYRTIGLNSSECMLLIHLLGFQQVEHKGFPSLEELQQVTGATTEMIAMILQKLMKEGLLGIDEHVDEERGIQYERYNLSGLYAKLGHCLAEESKGESEGAKAADNSRKGNNSASLDTFRFNKPAASKTTPVEEERNLFSIFEKEFGRPLSPMELETISGWVDQDRYPDELILLALKEAVFAGKVHFRYIDRILLEWSRNRVRTAQDAKAYTQKFRNIGR, from the coding sequence ATGAATCAAGCGAACGGTACCGGAGATTTTGTGTCCTGGGCAGCCGGTGCATCTGCAGGTATGAACCAGGGGATGACTGTAATCCCGTATGCACTGCTTCGATATTACCGTACGATCGGCTTGAACAGTAGTGAATGCATGCTGCTGATCCATTTGCTCGGATTCCAGCAGGTGGAGCACAAAGGTTTCCCTTCTCTTGAAGAGCTGCAACAGGTGACAGGGGCTACGACTGAAATGATAGCCATGATCTTGCAGAAGCTGATGAAAGAAGGACTGCTTGGTATTGACGAGCATGTCGACGAAGAACGGGGAATACAGTACGAACGTTATAACCTGAGTGGGTTATACGCGAAGCTCGGTCATTGCCTTGCCGAAGAGAGCAAAGGGGAGTCAGAAGGAGCGAAAGCTGCCGACAATTCCCGTAAAGGAAATAATTCAGCGAGCTTGGACACCTTCCGTTTCAACAAGCCTGCTGCTTCCAAGACTACTCCAGTGGAGGAAGAGCGAAATCTTTTTAGCATTTTTGAAAAAGAATTCGGCAGGCCGCTATCCCCAATGGAGCTGGAAACGATCTCCGGTTGGGTAGATCAGGACCGCTATCCTGATGAACTTATCCTGTTGGCTCTGAAAGAGGCTGTGTTTGCGGGGAAGGTGCACTTCCGATACATTGACCGTATTCTGCTGGAATGGAGCAGAAACCGGGTACGTACCGCGCAGGATGCCAAAGCGTATACACAGAAATTCAGGAATATTGGCAGATAA
- the asnS gene encoding asparagine--tRNA ligase, which yields MTTKCVIRQVSQHVGETVTIGGWINNKRSSGKIQFLQLRDGTGYIQGVVVKSEVPEQVWDDAKSLTQESSLYVTGIIREEPRSQSGYEMTVTGVEIIHLTENYPITPKEHGVDYLMDHRHLWLRTQKQRAIMVIRAEIIRAIQDFFDMNGFTLVDPPILTPTSAEGTTNLFHTKYFEEDAYLTQSGQLYMEAAAMALGKVYSFGPTFRAEKSKTRRHLIEFWMIEPEMAFTDHEESLRVQEQFISHVVQSVVKNCRQELEAVGRDISKLEAIQAPFPRITYDEAIEFLQSEGHDIPWGEDFGAPHETAIAEKYEKPVFITHYPASIKAFYMKPDPNRSEVVLCADMIAPEGYGEIIGGSQRIDDPQLLEERFKEHSLSMDTYQWYMDLRKYGTVPHSGFGLGLERTVAWICGLDHVRETIPFPRTLYRLYP from the coding sequence ATGACCACGAAATGTGTGATTCGTCAAGTTAGCCAGCACGTCGGGGAGACGGTAACCATTGGCGGCTGGATTAACAACAAACGTTCCAGCGGGAAAATTCAGTTTCTTCAGCTTCGCGACGGGACAGGCTATATTCAGGGCGTCGTGGTAAAAAGCGAAGTACCTGAGCAGGTATGGGATGATGCAAAGAGTCTGACGCAAGAAAGTTCTTTGTATGTAACGGGTATTATCCGTGAAGAGCCCCGTAGCCAATCCGGTTATGAAATGACGGTTACAGGTGTTGAAATCATCCATCTGACTGAAAATTATCCGATTACACCCAAAGAGCATGGTGTCGATTATTTGATGGATCACCGCCATTTATGGCTACGTACGCAGAAACAGCGTGCTATTATGGTCATTCGTGCGGAAATTATCCGGGCGATTCAGGATTTCTTCGACATGAACGGATTCACGCTGGTTGATCCGCCGATCCTAACACCGACGTCTGCGGAAGGGACAACGAACCTTTTCCATACGAAATATTTCGAGGAGGACGCCTACCTGACCCAAAGCGGACAGCTTTACATGGAGGCTGCTGCTATGGCGCTCGGTAAGGTTTACTCTTTTGGACCGACCTTCCGTGCAGAAAAATCCAAAACCCGTCGTCACCTGATCGAGTTCTGGATGATTGAGCCGGAAATGGCGTTTACGGATCACGAGGAAAGTCTTCGTGTTCAAGAACAGTTCATTAGCCATGTTGTACAATCTGTCGTGAAGAACTGCCGTCAGGAGCTGGAAGCGGTGGGACGCGATATTTCCAAGCTGGAGGCTATCCAGGCGCCGTTCCCGCGCATTACGTATGATGAGGCGATTGAATTCTTGCAATCCGAGGGCCATGATATCCCTTGGGGCGAAGATTTTGGTGCACCACATGAGACGGCCATCGCAGAGAAATACGAAAAACCTGTGTTTATTACACATTATCCTGCCAGCATTAAGGCATTTTACATGAAGCCGGATCCGAATCGTTCGGAAGTGGTTCTATGTGCTGACATGATCGCACCTGAAGGCTATGGTGAGATTATTGGTGGCTCGCAGCGTATCGATGATCCACAGCTTCTTGAAGAACGCTTTAAAGAGCATAGTCTGTCCATGGATACGTATCAGTGGTACATGGATCTCCGTAAATACGGAACGGTTCCTCATTCCGGCTTCGGTCTTGGACTGGAGCGTACGGTGGCTTGGATCTGCGGTCTGGATCATGTACGTGAAACCATTCCATTCCCTCGTACATTGTACCGGTTGTATCCGTAA
- a CDS encoding acetate/propionate family kinase yields the protein MNILVINAGSSSLKYQLYNMTDESVLAKGLVERIGMDSSILTHKPTGKQEVTEVSEILEHTTAIRKVLGMLTHKEHGVISSIEEIQAVGHRVVHGGEYFKESALVDGPAKAEIRRLFDLAPLHNPASMMGIKAAELNMPGVPQVVVFDTAFHQTMPEKSYLYAIPRVLYNKYKVRRYGAHGTSHEYVSQTAAEFLNRPIEDLKIITCHIGNGASITAVQDGNSMDTSMGMTPLEGLMMGTRSGDLDPAIVPYVMNKEELTVNEVNSMLNKHSGLLAISGISSDMREITDGMEKGEPNSTLAFEMYEYRVRKYIGSYAAAMNGVDVIVFTAGVGENSVVLRQKILEQLTFLGVELDEELNKVRSGDPRRISTKNSKVEVLVIPTNEELVIARDTHRIVQAANSKE from the coding sequence ATGAATATTCTCGTAATCAACGCGGGTAGTTCCTCGCTTAAATATCAGTTATATAACATGACGGATGAATCCGTTTTGGCAAAAGGTCTTGTAGAACGTATTGGTATGGATTCCTCCATACTGACTCACAAACCGACTGGCAAGCAGGAAGTGACGGAAGTGAGTGAAATTCTGGAGCACACAACGGCAATCCGGAAAGTACTTGGTATGCTGACTCATAAGGAGCACGGTGTCATTTCTTCGATTGAAGAAATTCAAGCAGTAGGCCACCGTGTCGTTCATGGCGGTGAATACTTCAAAGAGTCGGCGCTTGTTGACGGTCCGGCTAAAGCGGAAATCCGTCGTCTGTTCGATCTTGCACCGCTTCATAACCCTGCATCCATGATGGGTATCAAAGCGGCTGAATTGAATATGCCGGGTGTTCCTCAGGTTGTCGTATTTGATACGGCATTCCATCAGACCATGCCGGAAAAATCTTATCTGTACGCTATTCCAAGAGTTCTTTATAATAAATATAAAGTCCGCCGTTACGGCGCTCACGGAACGTCCCATGAATACGTGAGTCAAACCGCTGCCGAATTCCTGAACCGTCCGATTGAAGATCTGAAAATCATCACTTGCCATATTGGTAACGGTGCTTCCATTACTGCAGTACAGGACGGCAACTCTATGGATACGTCGATGGGGATGACGCCGCTGGAAGGTCTGATGATGGGTACACGGAGCGGAGATTTGGATCCTGCCATCGTGCCTTACGTGATGAATAAGGAAGAACTGACAGTTAACGAAGTGAATTCGATGCTGAACAAGCACAGCGGACTGCTTGCGATTTCCGGTATCAGCAGTGACATGCGGGAAATTACGGATGGTATGGAGAAGGGCGAGCCTAACTCTACACTCGCATTTGAGATGTATGAATACCGTGTACGCAAATATATCGGATCATACGCGGCAGCTATGAACGGAGTAGACGTTATTGTATTCACAGCCGGTGTCGGTGAAAATTCCGTGGTACTGCGCCAGAAAATATTGGAGCAGCTGACTTTCCTCGGTGTGGAGCTGGATGAGGAATTAAACAAGGTGCGCTCCGGAGATCCGCGCCGTATTTCCACGAAGAATTCCAAAGTGGAAGTGCTCGTTATCCCAACCAACGAGGAATTGGTTATCGCACGAGATACTCACCGCATCGTGCAAGCGGCAAACAGTAAAGAGTAG
- a CDS encoding 3-hydroxyacyl-CoA dehydrogenase family protein, translating to MYFKKIGVVGGGTMGQGIAEMLAAKGLDVMLVEKTPEKLEYSYGMIETSLDKQLERWGITKAEKKLILGRIQKVTHFAELSACDMVIETITEDLEAKKQVFAQLDQVCPSNIILASNTSSLSLTELASSTMYPERVIGMHFIHPVSKVDLVEIIRGLKTSDNTFNETKRFVEEISDKKGIMVYESPGFVSSRMICLMINEALHLLQEGVASAEDIDDAMRIGYSFQYGPLEMADRFGLDSVLAALERMFREFGELKYRPSIVLKKMVRAGHLGVKTEEGFFKYDKDGDRI from the coding sequence ATGTACTTCAAAAAAATCGGCGTTGTTGGCGGCGGGACGATGGGACAAGGCATTGCCGAAATGCTGGCAGCCAAAGGACTCGACGTTATGCTGGTAGAGAAAACCCCCGAGAAACTGGAATATTCATACGGAATGATTGAGACAAGTCTCGACAAGCAGCTCGAGAGATGGGGTATTACGAAAGCGGAGAAGAAACTTATTCTAGGCCGTATTCAAAAAGTAACTCATTTTGCTGAACTAAGTGCCTGCGATATGGTGATAGAGACAATTACGGAGGACTTGGAAGCCAAGAAGCAGGTGTTCGCGCAGCTTGACCAAGTATGTCCTAGCAATATTATATTAGCAAGTAACACCTCCTCGCTTAGCTTGACGGAGCTTGCAAGTTCCACGATGTACCCTGAGCGGGTTATTGGTATGCACTTTATTCATCCAGTTTCAAAAGTTGATCTGGTAGAAATTATCCGTGGTCTGAAAACTTCTGACAACACATTCAATGAGACAAAGCGTTTTGTAGAGGAAATTTCGGATAAAAAAGGAATCATGGTTTACGAATCTCCAGGTTTTGTATCAAGTCGTATGATTTGTCTTATGATCAACGAAGCGCTGCACCTCCTTCAAGAGGGTGTTGCTTCCGCAGAGGATATCGACGATGCAATGAGAATCGGATACAGCTTCCAGTATGGCCCGCTTGAAATGGCTGACCGTTTCGGACTTGATTCTGTATTGGCAGCTTTGGAGCGTATGTTCCGTGAATTTGGCGAGCTTAAATACCGTCCATCCATCGTGTTGAAAAAGATGGTTCGTGCTGGTCATCTCGGCGTGAAGACGGAAGAAGGCTTTTTCAAGTACGACAAGGATGGTGACCGGATATGA